DNA from Streptomyces rishiriensis:
GCCAGGCCAGGACCAGCGCGGCGACGACCGCGGCGAGCGCGCACACGTAGAGGACCCACCACCGCTGGGCCGCCCGGGGCGGGCCCTGCAAGGTCGACAGGCCGACACCCCCCGTGAGCAACACGGCCCAGCCGAGCAGAAACGCCAGCAGGATCAGCACGTGGCCTCCGAGGCGATCGCCCAGCCCTCGCCACCGGTCAACAGGGCTGGCCCAACGAACGGTAGAGCGCAGCCCAACTCGCCGGAAGACGGCGCCGGTCGGCGGAGGAACGGCGAGTCACGCCTGTGTCGAGGTCGTTCCGCGTCACCGGTCGTTCGGCCGCGGACAGGGGCGAGCAGTGCGTCCACCATCGGGTCGAGAATCCGATCGATCTTGACCGGCGAGTCCGGTTAGAGTCGGGCGGTGCCCGAGCTGAAGCGGTTGCAGGCCGGCCATGCCGCGGCGGTCCTGGCCTTCGAGCTGGCGAACCGCGCCTACTTCGCTGCCGCCGTCTCCGACCGCGGTGACACGTTCTTCGACCGGTTCGCCGACCGCTACAGCGCTCTGCTGGCCGAGCAGGAGGCCGGCCTCAGCGCCTTCCACGTGCTCGTCGCCGAGGACGGCCCGGTTCTGGGCCGGTTCAACCTGTACGACTTCGACGACGGCACAGCCACGCTCGGCTACCGGGTCGCGCAGCACGTCACCGGTCGCGGCGTGGCGACCGCAACCGTCCGGGAGCTGTGCCGGCTGGCGTCGGCGCGGTACGGACTGCGCACACTGCGGGCTGCCACCTCCCACGGCAATGCCGCATCCCAGCGGGTGCTGACCAAGGCCGGGTTCGTTCCGGCCGGTCCTGCCGACCCGGCCGACCTCGGTGGCAAGCCCGGCGTGTGGTTCCGGCGGGAGCTGGAGCTCCAGCCGCGACAGTGACGCCGTGAGGGGCGAGCAGCTTCTCAGCCCTCGTCTCCGCCGAACACCTTCAAAATGCGCTCCGCCGCCAGGGTGGCCGTCAATTCGCCGTTTCTGACCTGCTGTTCGAGGGTGGGCGCCAAGGACCGTACCGCCGGGGCGGTGCGCAGGCGGCCGAGGAGTTCGTCGCGGACCATGGACCAGGTCCAGTCGACCTGCTGCTCGCGGCGCTTGTCGGCGAGCCGGCCGGTGGAGTCGAGCAGGGTGCGGTGCTGTTCGAGGCGGTCCCAGACGGTGTCCAGGCCGGCCGCCTCGCGGGCGCTGCAGCTGAGGACCGGCGGGGTCCAGGCGGCGTCCCTGCCGTGCATGAGCCGCAGGGCGCCCGCCAGTTCGCGTGCGGCGGCGCGGGCGTCGCGCTCGTGCGGGCCGTCGGCCTTGTTGACGGCGATGACGTCGGCCAGTTCCAGGACGCCCTTCTTGATGCCCTGGAGCTGGTCGCCGGCGCGGGCGAGGGTGAGCAGCAGGAAGGAGTCGACCATGTTGGCGACCGTGGTCTCCGACTGACCGACGCCGACCGTCTCCACCAGGACCACGTCGTAACCCGCGGCCTCCATCACGATGATCGACTCGCGCGTCGCCTTGGCGACCCCGCCCAGCGTGCCCGAGGTCGGCGACGGGCGGACGAAGGCCGCCGGGTCGACGGCCAGGCGTTCCATCCGTGTCTTGTCGCCGAGGATCGAGCCGCCGGTGCGGCTGGAGGACGGGTCGACGGCGAGCACCGCGACCCGGTGGCCGAGCGAGGTGAGCATCGTGCCGAAGGCGTCGATGAACGTCGACTTGCCCACGCCGGGCACCCCGCTGACGCCGATCCGGCGGGCCCTTCCACTGTGCGGAAGCAGCTCGGTCAGCAACTCCTGGGCCAGCGCCCGGTGATCGGGCCGGGTGGACTCGACCAGCGTGACCGCACGGGCCACCAGGGCCCGCCTGCCGTCGAGTACACCCTGCACATACGTGTCGAGGTCGATGGCCATGGGGCTTACAGATCGTGTCCGAGGCCGGCCGACAGCCGTTCGACCAGGTCGTGCGCGGCGTCCGGGATCACCGTTCCGGGCGGGAAGACGGCCGCCGCACCCATCTCGAGCAGCGTGGGCACGTCCTGCGGCGGGATCACTCCGCCGACGACGATCATGATGTCCTCGCGTCCCTCCTCGGCGAGCTGTTCGCGCAGTGCCGGTACGAGGGTGAGGTGGCCCGCGGCCAGGGAGGAGACGCCGACGATGTGCACGTCCGCCTCGACGGCCTGGCGGGCCACTTCGGCGGGGGTCTGGAAGAGCGGGCCGACGTCGACGTCGAAGCCGAGGTCGGCGAAGGCGGTGGCGATCACCTTCTGGCCGCGGTCGTGGCCGTCCTGGCCCATCTTGGCGACCAGGATGCGCGGACGTCGGCCTTCGGCCTCCTCGAAGGCGCTCACCAGGGTGCGGGTGCGGTCCACGGACGGGGACTCGCCGGCTTCGTTGCGGTACACGCCGGAAATGGTACGGATCTGGCCCGCGTGCCGGCCGTACACCTTCTCCAGGGCGTCGGAGATCTCCCCGACGGTGGCCTTGGCGCGGGCCGCGCGCACCGCCAGCTCCAGCAGGTTGCCGTCGCCGCCGGCCGCCCGGGTCAGGTCGTCGAGCGCGCCCTGGCAGGCCCCCTCGTCACGCTCGGCGCGCAGTTGCCGCAGCTTGGCGATCTGCTGGGCGCGTACCGAGGAGTTGTCGACCGATCGGACGTCGATCTGCTCGTCCGTCCCGGCGCGGTACTTGTTGACGCCGATGACGGGCTGGCGGCCGGAGTCGATGCGGGCCTGGGTACGGGCCGCCGCCTCCTCGATGCGCAGCTTGGGGATGCCGGCGTCGATCGCCCTGGCCATGCCGCCGGCCTGCTCGACCTCCTGGATGTGCTGCCAGGCGCGGCGGGCGAGGTCGTGCGTCAGCTTCTCCACATAGGCGCTGCCGCCCCACGGGTCGATCACCCGGGTCGTGCCGGACTCCTGCTGGATGAGCAGCTGGGTGTTGCGGGCGATGCGGGCGGAGAAGTCGGTGGGCAGCGCGAGCGCCTCGTCCAGGGCGTTGGTGTGCAGGGACTGCGTGTGTCCCTGGGTCGCGGCCATCGCCTCCACACAGGTACGCGTGACGTTGTTGAACACGTCCTGCGCGGTCAGCGACCAGCCCGAGGTCTGCGAATGGGTGCGCAGGGACAGCGACTTGGCGTTCTGCGGGTCGAACTGCCCGACCAGCTTCGCCCACAGCAGGCGGGCCGCGCGCAGCTTGGCGATCTCCATGAAGAAGTTCATGCCGATCGCCCAGAAGAAGGACAGCCTCGGCGCGAACGCGTCCACGTCCAGGCCCGCTTCACGCCCCGCCCGGATGTACTCCACGCCGTCCGCGAGGGTGTACGCCAGCTCCAGGTCGGCCGTCGCACCCGCCTCCTGGATGTGGTAGCCGGAGATCGAGATGGAGTTGTAGCGCGGCATCCGCTGCGAGGTGAAGGCGAAGATGTCGGAGATGATCCGCATCGACGGCTTCGGCGGGTAGATGTAGGTGTTGCGGACCATGAACTCCTTGAGGATGTCGTTCTGGATGGTCCCGGCCAGCTTCTCCGCCGGCACACCCTGCTCCTCGGCGGCCACGATGTAGAGCGCGAGCACCGGCAGCACGGCACCGTTCATCGTCATCGACACCGTCATCCGGTCCAGCGGGATGCCGTCGAAGAGCTGCCGCATGTCGAGGATCGAGTCGATGGCCACGCCCGCCATGCCCACGTCGCCGGTCACGCGCGGGTGGTCGCTGTCGTAGCCGCGGTGGGTGGGCAGGTCGAAGGCGACCGACAGGCCTTTCTGACCGGCCGCCAGATTGCGCCGGTAGAAGGCGTTGGACTCCTCGGCGGTGGAGAAGCCGGCGTACTGGCGGATCGTCCACGGCTGATTGACGTACATCGTCGGGTACGGGCCGCGCAGATACGGGGCGATGCCCGGGTAGGTGCCCAGGAAGTCCAGGCCCTCCAGGTCACGGCCCGTGTACAGCGGCTTGACGCCGATGCCTTCGGGGGTCTCCCAGAGCGGCTCAGGGCCGCCGGTCGCCTGTTCGACGGCCGTACGCCATGCGTCGGCGCCGCCGTCGACGGCCGGGGTCCCCAGGTCGATTCCGGAGAAGTCGGGGATTCCCATCAGGACACTCCCATGCGGTCGAGGGCGGCGGAGAGCACGGCGACGGCGTCGCAGCCCGCGAAGACGTAGGCGTCGACGCCCGGATACCGCCCCGGGCGGCCCGCCAGGAACACGTGCGAGGCACCCGTGTCCTTGAGCTCCCGGGCCAGAGCCGCCGCCTGTTCCTCGTACAGCGCGTCGCTGGAGCAGAGCACGGCCTCGGTGGCGCCGCTGTCGGCGAAGGAGCCTTCCGTGACGGGCTCGATGCCGCCGGCCCGGAACATGTTCGCGGCGAAGCCGACGCGTGCGGTGTGCGCCGCGGCGGGACCGAAGGCGGCCAGATAGACCCTGGGCCGTGATCCGGTCGCCGCGAAGTGGGCGTCGGAGCGCGCGCGGAGCCTCTCGTACGCCTCGTCGCGCCGTACCCGGGGCAGCCCGCCGGAGCGGGGCGCGGGCGCGGGCTCGCGCTCCACCGGACGCTCGGCGAGGTCCGGGAACTCGCTGACGCCGGTGACGGGCTCGCGCCGCTCGGCCAGCTTCGCGCTGCGGGTCTCCCAGGTGTCCGCCAGGGCCCGGCCGATGCGGCCCGAGCGCAGTCCGGCCGCCTGGCCGCCCGTCCGCTCGATCTCCTGGAAGAACTCCCAGCCCGCGTGGGCGAGTTCGTCGGTGAGCCGCTCCACGTACCAGGAGCCGCCGGCCGGGTCGACGACCCGGGACAGGTGCGACTCCTCGATGAGGATCGTGGACGTGTTGCGGGCGATGCGCCGCGCGAACGCGTCCGGCAGACCGAGCGCATGGTCGAAGGGCAGTACGGTCACCGCGTCGGCGCCGCCCACCCCGGCCGCCAGCGTGGCCACCGTCGTGCGCAGCATGTTCACCCAGGGGTCGCGGCGGGCCATCATCACCGGCGAGGTCACGGCGTGCTGCACCTGTCCGGCCGCGGCACCGCAGACCTCGGTGACCCGCGCCCAGAGCCGGCGCGCGGCCCGCAGCTTGGCGGCGGTCAGGAACTGGTCGGCGGTCGCCGCGTACCGGAACTCCAGCTGGGCACAGGCCTGTTCCACCGGCAGGCCCGCCTCGGTCAGCTCCCGCAGATAGGCCACGGCGGTCGCCATCGAACAGCCCAGTTCCTGGGCGGCCGAGCCGCCGGCCTCGTGGTACGGCAGTGCGTCCACGGTCAACGCCCGAAGTCCCGGATACGCCTCGGCGCACCTGCGCGCGAGTCCGGCCGCGGGCGCGAAGTCGTCGGCGTGGCCGGTACGGGCCTCGTGGCCCAGCGGGTCGGCGCCGAGGTTGCCGCGCGCCGCCTCCCTGGCGATGCCCCGCTCCTCGTACAGCCGCAGCAACTCCCGCGCGGCTGACCCGACGTCGCTTCCGGCGTCCAGGACGACGGGTGCCAGGTCGAGGAACACGCCGTCGAGGACCTGGCCCAGCGAGGCGACCGGAATGCCGCCGTCGCCGAGGACCAGCCACAGCGACGTGACGCCGTTCTCCAGGTCCGCGAGGGCCGCGCCGCCGACCGTGTGCTGCTGGCGTACGTCCCAGCCGCCCACGGAGTTCCCCTCCGCCCGGCCGCCGCGGACGAAGGGCGCGAAACCGGGCAGGCCGGGGTCGGGTGCGCCGTCGTGCGCGCTGTACAGGGGCCGGAGGTGAAGCCCGTCCTCCAGTGCGGTGGACAGAGCCTCCTCGGCTGCCGCGTCCGAGACGTCCCTGCCCGACTTGCGCAGCACACCCGCCACGAGGCGCTGCCACTGCTCAAGGGTCGCGTCAGGGAACTCGGCGGCCAGCGAAAGCCCGTCGTCGGGCAGGACCGTCATGCTCGGATGCTAGGCCAGACGAACCGGGCGGCAGCAGAGGGGGAGGCTGTGACCTTGACCGCTTCCCCCCTGTGACCTCGGCCTCTCTCGGTTACAGGGGCGCTTTCGGCAACGCGAGCGCGTCGGCGAGCGCGGGACCGGCGCGGGCCGCGGACACGACCGCGCGGGCCGTCCCGCGGGCCGTGAAGCACCGTCCGGCGCAGGGGTGTGCGTTCGGCGGGCAGCGGACCGTCACCTGCGGCGCACGGGCCGTTGCCCGACAGGTCGTCCACCGGCGGCACGGTTGCACGGCGGTGGCATCCGGCACCGATCCCCTGCCCGGCGGGAACCAAGGACGGCGGACCGCGCACCGGTCCACCGGTGCGCGGTCGCCACTCCTGCCCCCCGTCATCCGCCCCCGGCGTCAGCTGCCGGGGACGGTGTCCTGGAACGTGGTGCCCGCGCCGCGGAACGCCGCCACCTCGGCGGCGACCTGCGCCGGCGTGAGGACCTGGTCCTTGACGTGCAGGACGTAGTCGACCTGCTGGTCGTACGCGCGAGCGGTGGTGCCGGTCTGTCCCGCGAGGTCGATCAGCCACTGGTTGAAGTTGATCGACATCGGCCGCTCCGGCAGGTACGCGGCGTCGTGGGTGCCGAAGAGCTGTCCGTCGACGTAGTACTTGATGGAGCTGTTGTCGATGGTCAGCACCAGGTCGTGCCAGCCGCCGAAGGTCTGACGGGCCTCGGTGTGCTGGTTGACCGCCACCCAGGGTTCGGCCTGGTAGGTCTCCCAGGACGTCGTGTAGAGGATGTTCGACGGCTCCCCCCAGCCGCCGTTGGGCAGGTACTCGAAGTCGTACTCGGCGTAGTCGTCCGCCATCGGCGCCGTGAGGTCGTTGATGGTGAAGAACGTCTGGACGAGATGGTCGCCGTCCGGGCCGTACCTGGGCGCGTCGTTGAACCTGACGCGGGCCGCGTAGGTGCCGTTCCTGAACTTCCTCGCCCGGGTGAGCACCTCCGTCTGCTCGGTGCTCGCCCCGGTGCCCGCGGTGGAGGTCTCCAGATTCATGAGGGAGTTGCCGCCCACGGTGGAGAAGGTGACGTTCTCGGGAGCCCAGGTGGCGCCGGGCACTCCGGGGCCACCGGACTCGGCGCGCACGGTCCAGCCGTGCGCCGGGATCCGGGGGTCGGTGTGGCCGCTGTAGTCGAAGTCGTCGAACAACGTGGCGGCGTCGGCCGGAGGATCGGTGGGCGGGTCGGTGGGCGGGTCCGTCGGCCCGTTGCCCCCGGGGGCCTGGCCCCACAGCGTGGTCCCGGCCAGTTGCGCCGTGACCTTGGACCAGTCGCCGTACGACGTCCGGGAAGCGTCGAAGGAGTAGTCGTCGCTCTGGTTCAGCGGCGCCCACGTCGACTGGTAGAAGCGCAGCTGGAGGTCGCCGGTGTCGGCGCCCGGTGCGAGAGAGCCGGCTCCGGAGGTGAAACCGATCTCGAGGTAGCGGTCGGCCGTGGCGGTCGGGACGGCGAGCGTGCCGAAGGTGCCGGTGACGTTGGCGCAGCCCTTGACCGCCCAGGAACACGCGAACCGGTAGGTGGCGCTCGACGAGTCGGCCTTGAAGTAGTAGCGGACCTTGACAGCGCTCAACTGCGCGCTCGCGGTGCCGGTGTTCTTCACCTTGAACCAGGGCTCGGCCTGGTCGGCGCGGGCTCCGGGGGCGCTCGTCCGGTACTGGACGCTCAGCCCGGCGGCGGCTGCGCTCGCGGTGGCGGGGAGCGCGGTGAGCGCGGCGGCGCCCATGGCCACCGCGACGGCGGTGCAGGCGGTGGCGCGCAGCCGCTTCTTCGCGAATCTCATCATGGTTCCTTTCCAGAGAGGCGGGGTGATTCCCGGAACGGGACGGGTCAGGGGTGGTACTGGACGCCGAGCGCGTCGAGCCGGTCCGTGTGGGCGTCGAGGCGGGAACGGAAGTCGGCCCAGTCGGTGGCGCCGCTCCAGCCGCGGTCCGCGAGGGCGCACAGCCGCGGATAGGTGAGGTGTTCGACGCGGGCGGGCGTCGTGACGAACTCCGTCCAGAGCTGGGCCTGGACGCCGAGCACCCGCCCGGCCGCTTCGGCGTCCGCGGCCCGGGGCACGGGATCGTGGGCGTGCACGGCGCGCAGATCGACGACGGCTCCGGGCTGGGCCGGGGGCTCGTGCGGGCCGTCGGACTGGGCGTAGTCGAGGTAGGTGGCCCGGTGGTACGCACTGATCACGGGGTGGCCGCGGAGGGCCGCCGCCAGGGTGTGGGACGGATCGCGCCAGGTCATCACCGTGAAGTCCAGAGGCAGTTCGGTGCCGGTCTCGGCCCAGCCGACCGGGCGGCGTCCGTGCCGGACGAGGAAGTCGCCGATCCGTCCGAGGAACCAGCCGTGCAGGGCCTCGGGGCCCGGCAGGCCCTCCGCCGCCGCCCGCTCGCGTGCGGCGGCACTGCGCGTCCATTCGGTGGTGGGGCATTCCTCGCCGCCGACGTGGATGTACGGAGAGGGAAAGACGTCCATGACCTCGTCGAGGACGGTGCGGCAGAAGTCGAGGACCTCGTCGTGGACACCGAGGACGGTGTCGCACACACCCCAGCGCGTCCAGACGTCGAGGGTGCGTTCCGGGCGGTTGCCCAGTGCCGGGTAGGCGGCGAGAGCGGCGCGTACGTGCCCGGGCATCTCCGTCTCCGGCACGACGGTGACGCCGCGAGCCGCCGCGTACCGGACCAGGCCGGTGAGTTCGGCGCGCGTGTACGCCCCACCGTGCGGGATGCCGTCGTACGCGTCGCTTCCGGCCGGGCCCTTCTGGGACTCGGCGCGGTGGCCGCCGATCTCGGTGAGCTTGGGCAGGGCGGCGACCGGCATGCGCCAGCCCTGGTCGTCGGTGAGATGCAGATGGAACACGCTGATCTTGTGCAGTGCCAGCAGGTCGACGTACCGGCGCAGGTAGGAGACGGGCTGGAAGTGGCGTGCCACGTCCAGCATCGCGCCGCGCCACGCGTGCCGCGGGACGTCGGTGATCTCGACGCACGGCAGCAGCCACCGCGTACCGCGCTGCGGGGTCGGTGACAGGGCCGGTGCCGGCAGCAGCTGACGGATCGTCTGGATGCCGCGCAGCAGTCCGGTGAGGTGCGCGGCGCGCAGCAGCACGGCCCGCGGGGCGATGGTCAGCCCGTACCCCTCTTCGCCGAGACCGCCGAGACCGGCGTCGAGCACCAGGGCGAACCGTCCGTCGGGGGACGGGGGCAGGGACAGCCCGGTGGCGGGCGCGAGCAGGGTGCGCAGCAGCTTCGCGGCCGGTCCGGCGCCCGGGCCGACGCGCAGTGCGGTGTCGGTGCCGAGCGTGAAGTGCCCCGGCCGGAGCACGGCCTTCGTGGGGCGGGGGACGAGGGTGAGCACGGACCGGGGTGCGGGCATGGGGCGTCTCCGGAACGGGTCGCGTGGGGTCGGGGTGTGCGGTCAGCCCTTGACCGCGCCTGCCGCGAAGCCGGCGGTGACGTGCCGCTGGAGCAGCAGGAACACCACGAGGGCCGGGGCGGCGAAGAGGGTCGAGGCGGCCATGGTGGCGCCCCAGTCGGTGCCGAAGACGTTCTGGAACGAGGACAGCCACACGGGCAGGGTGCGGTTGTCCTGCTGCTTGATGATCAGGAAGTTGGCGTACGTGAACTCGTTCCAGGCGGTGATGTACCCGAACAGCGACGTGGCCATCAGACCCGGTGCCAGCAGCGGGAGCGCGATGTGGCGGAACGCGCCGGGCCGGGTGCAGCCGTCGACCTGGGCGGCCTCCTCCAGCTCCGGGGGGATCGTGCCGATGAAGCCGCGCAGGACGATGACGGTGAAGGGCAGCGTCATCATGAAGTAGACGAGGGTCAGGGTCGGCAGCCGGTCGAGCATGTCGGTGTCCCGGGAGATGATGTAGACCGGGATGATCAGTGACTCCCAGGGCGCCATCTGGGCTATGAAGATCATGAGCATGAACTGCCGGCGCCCCTTCCACCTCATCCGGGCGACCGCGTAGGCGGCGCCGAGCGCGATGGCGAGGGCGAGCAGGACGGCGCTCAGCGTGACGAGGACGCTGTTGCGCCAGAACAGGCCGAAGCCGTCGGCGCCGACGGCGGTGCGGAAGTGGTCGAGTGTCCAGGTCCCGGGGAAGAGCCGGGGGCTGTCGGACTGGATGTCGCGGGTGGGTGTGAAGGCGGTGGCGACCATCCAGTAGACCGGGAACAGACAGACCACGACCGTGACGACCGCGGCGGCGTTCAGGGTGGTGCGGCCGGTGCGTGCACCGGTGCCGGAGCGAGTGCGGGTGCCGGTCAGGGGCCGGGTCCGGGGGCTGGGACGGGTCGCGCTCATACGGGTTCGTCCTCCTGACGGAGCATCTGGCGGAAGTAGAGGACGAGCACGCCGGACATCAGCACGACGGTGACCATGGAGGCCGCCGAACCCAGGTCGTAGCGCTGGCTCGACAGGGCGGTCTGTACCGCGTAGACGGGCAGGATCGTGGTCGCGTCGCCGGGCCCGCCGTTGGTCATCACCCAGATCTGGACGAACGCCTTGAAGGTCCAGATCACCTCGAGCGAGAACACGAGCAGGAAGATCGGCCGGACGACGGGGAGCGTGATGGAGCGGAAGATGCGCGGTCCCGACGCCCCGTCGAGCCGCGCCGACTCGTACAGCTCGGCCGGCACGGTGGTGAGGGCCGAGTACACGGTGATCGCCGCGAAGGGCACGGACTGCCAGACGACGAGGGCGACCACGATGACGAAGGCGGCCGGACCGTGCGCGAACCAGGGGTAGCGGTGGAAGGATCCGAACCCCAGGTCGGTCAGCAGCGCGTTGACGATGCCGAACTCCGAGTGGAACAGCCACTGGAAGACGGTGGTCGCCGCGATGACCGGCATGGCCCAGGTCAGTACGAGCGCGCTGAGCACCGCTGTCCGCCCGAACCGGCCGAGCCGCTCGGTCATGAGCGCGACCAGCGTGGACAACACCATGATCAACGTGACGCTG
Protein-coding regions in this window:
- a CDS encoding cellulose binding domain-containing protein, with amino-acid sequence MMRFAKKRLRATACTAVAVAMGAAALTALPATASAAAAGLSVQYRTSAPGARADQAEPWFKVKNTGTASAQLSAVKVRYYFKADSSSATYRFACSWAVKGCANVTGTFGTLAVPTATADRYLEIGFTSGAGSLAPGADTGDLQLRFYQSTWAPLNQSDDYSFDASRTSYGDWSKVTAQLAGTTLWGQAPGGNGPTDPPTDPPTDPPADAATLFDDFDYSGHTDPRIPAHGWTVRAESGGPGVPGATWAPENVTFSTVGGNSLMNLETSTAGTGASTEQTEVLTRARKFRNGTYAARVRFNDAPRYGPDGDHLVQTFFTINDLTAPMADDYAEYDFEYLPNGGWGEPSNILYTTSWETYQAEPWVAVNQHTEARQTFGGWHDLVLTIDNSSIKYYVDGQLFGTHDAAYLPERPMSINFNQWLIDLAGQTGTTARAYDQQVDYVLHVKDQVLTPAQVAAEVAAFRGAGTTFQDTVPGS
- the meaB gene encoding methylmalonyl Co-A mutase-associated GTPase MeaB; its protein translation is MAIDLDTYVQGVLDGRRALVARAVTLVESTRPDHRALAQELLTELLPHSGRARRIGVSGVPGVGKSTFIDAFGTMLTSLGHRVAVLAVDPSSSRTGGSILGDKTRMERLAVDPAAFVRPSPTSGTLGGVAKATRESIIVMEAAGYDVVLVETVGVGQSETTVANMVDSFLLLTLARAGDQLQGIKKGVLELADVIAVNKADGPHERDARAAARELAGALRLMHGRDAAWTPPVLSCSAREAAGLDTVWDRLEQHRTLLDSTGRLADKRREQQVDWTWSMVRDELLGRLRTAPAVRSLAPTLEQQVRNGELTATLAAERILKVFGGDEG
- a CDS encoding carbohydrate ABC transporter permease, translated to MTAVREQTAPRPPLGTGPPRRSAGPKTRRPSNPTGRGVWPYALIAPAVLGMLYLLVYPLARAVVISLQDFGLRQLIVGDARFVGLDNYATLLGDSRFWEVVRRTFLFMTVSVTLIMVLSTLVALMTERLGRFGRTAVLSALVLTWAMPVIAATTVFQWLFHSEFGIVNALLTDLGFGSFHRYPWFAHGPAAFVIVVALVVWQSVPFAAITVYSALTTVPAELYESARLDGASGPRIFRSITLPVVRPIFLLVFSLEVIWTFKAFVQIWVMTNGGPGDATTILPVYAVQTALSSQRYDLGSAASMVTVVLMSGVLVLYFRQMLRQEDEPV
- a CDS encoding carbohydrate ABC transporter permease, which produces MSATRPSPRTRPLTGTRTRSGTGARTGRTTLNAAAVVTVVVCLFPVYWMVATAFTPTRDIQSDSPRLFPGTWTLDHFRTAVGADGFGLFWRNSVLVTLSAVLLALAIALGAAYAVARMRWKGRRQFMLMIFIAQMAPWESLIIPVYIISRDTDMLDRLPTLTLVYFMMTLPFTVIVLRGFIGTIPPELEEAAQVDGCTRPGAFRHIALPLLAPGLMATSLFGYITAWNEFTYANFLIIKQQDNRTLPVWLSSFQNVFGTDWGATMAASTLFAAPALVVFLLLQRHVTAGFAAGAVKG
- a CDS encoding methylmalonyl-CoA mutase subunit beta — its product is MTVLPDDGLSLAAEFPDATLEQWQRLVAGVLRKSGRDVSDAAAEEALSTALEDGLHLRPLYSAHDGAPDPGLPGFAPFVRGGRAEGNSVGGWDVRQQHTVGGAALADLENGVTSLWLVLGDGGIPVASLGQVLDGVFLDLAPVVLDAGSDVGSAARELLRLYEERGIAREAARGNLGADPLGHEARTGHADDFAPAAGLARRCAEAYPGLRALTVDALPYHEAGGSAAQELGCSMATAVAYLRELTEAGLPVEQACAQLEFRYAATADQFLTAAKLRAARRLWARVTEVCGAAAGQVQHAVTSPVMMARRDPWVNMLRTTVATLAAGVGGADAVTVLPFDHALGLPDAFARRIARNTSTILIEESHLSRVVDPAGGSWYVERLTDELAHAGWEFFQEIERTGGQAAGLRSGRIGRALADTWETRSAKLAERREPVTGVSEFPDLAERPVEREPAPAPRSGGLPRVRRDEAYERLRARSDAHFAATGSRPRVYLAAFGPAAAHTARVGFAANMFRAGGIEPVTEGSFADSGATEAVLCSSDALYEEQAAALARELKDTGASHVFLAGRPGRYPGVDAYVFAGCDAVAVLSAALDRMGVS
- a CDS encoding beta-N-acetylhexosaminidase, which gives rise to MPAPRSVLTLVPRPTKAVLRPGHFTLGTDTALRVGPGAGPAAKLLRTLLAPATGLSLPPSPDGRFALVLDAGLGGLGEEGYGLTIAPRAVLLRAAHLTGLLRGIQTIRQLLPAPALSPTPQRGTRWLLPCVEITDVPRHAWRGAMLDVARHFQPVSYLRRYVDLLALHKISVFHLHLTDDQGWRMPVAALPKLTEIGGHRAESQKGPAGSDAYDGIPHGGAYTRAELTGLVRYAAARGVTVVPETEMPGHVRAALAAYPALGNRPERTLDVWTRWGVCDTVLGVHDEVLDFCRTVLDEVMDVFPSPYIHVGGEECPTTEWTRSAAARERAAAEGLPGPEALHGWFLGRIGDFLVRHGRRPVGWAETGTELPLDFTVMTWRDPSHTLAAALRGHPVISAYHRATYLDYAQSDGPHEPPAQPGAVVDLRAVHAHDPVPRAADAEAAGRVLGVQAQLWTEFVTTPARVEHLTYPRLCALADRGWSGATDWADFRSRLDAHTDRLDALGVQYHP
- a CDS encoding GNAT family N-acetyltransferase; the encoded protein is MPELKRLQAGHAAAVLAFELANRAYFAAAVSDRGDTFFDRFADRYSALLAEQEAGLSAFHVLVAEDGPVLGRFNLYDFDDGTATLGYRVAQHVTGRGVATATVRELCRLASARYGLRTLRAATSHGNAASQRVLTKAGFVPAGPADPADLGGKPGVWFRRELELQPRQ
- the scpA gene encoding methylmalonyl-CoA mutase translates to MGIPDFSGIDLGTPAVDGGADAWRTAVEQATGGPEPLWETPEGIGVKPLYTGRDLEGLDFLGTYPGIAPYLRGPYPTMYVNQPWTIRQYAGFSTAEESNAFYRRNLAAGQKGLSVAFDLPTHRGYDSDHPRVTGDVGMAGVAIDSILDMRQLFDGIPLDRMTVSMTMNGAVLPVLALYIVAAEEQGVPAEKLAGTIQNDILKEFMVRNTYIYPPKPSMRIISDIFAFTSQRMPRYNSISISGYHIQEAGATADLELAYTLADGVEYIRAGREAGLDVDAFAPRLSFFWAIGMNFFMEIAKLRAARLLWAKLVGQFDPQNAKSLSLRTHSQTSGWSLTAQDVFNNVTRTCVEAMAATQGHTQSLHTNALDEALALPTDFSARIARNTQLLIQQESGTTRVIDPWGGSAYVEKLTHDLARRAWQHIQEVEQAGGMARAIDAGIPKLRIEEAAARTQARIDSGRQPVIGVNKYRAGTDEQIDVRSVDNSSVRAQQIAKLRQLRAERDEGACQGALDDLTRAAGGDGNLLELAVRAARAKATVGEISDALEKVYGRHAGQIRTISGVYRNEAGESPSVDRTRTLVSAFEEAEGRRPRILVAKMGQDGHDRGQKVIATAFADLGFDVDVGPLFQTPAEVARQAVEADVHIVGVSSLAAGHLTLVPALREQLAEEGREDIMIVVGGVIPPQDVPTLLEMGAAAVFPPGTVIPDAAHDLVERLSAGLGHDL